Proteins encoded in a region of the Labrus bergylta chromosome 9, fLabBer1.1, whole genome shotgun sequence genome:
- the LOC109976570 gene encoding protocadherin gamma-A11-like — MCMVFLTGTMGYISSVLRYGLAVILFVLHPVYGDVSYSIPEEMKRGSVIGNIAKDLGLEFGTLSARKARIDTEDNSVKYCGVNVNTGDLIVQERIDREGLCAKRASCVLKQELVLENPLEVHRINIRVQDINDNSPQFKEESLTFEIRESAVKGARFLLDEAHDGDIGENAVQGYSLQQNEHFKLNVKTKGSGRKYGELVLDKELDREDKRELMLLLTAFDGGSPRRSGTVVIHVIVLDANDNVPVFSQTVYKASLPENSPLDTLLITVTATDADEGLNGEITYGFDDVSDDNQVFSLDSKTGEIKVAGSIDYEKESSYEMQISAKDGLGLASYATLVIDITDMNDNAPVIYLKSLMNPIPENVSPGTEVGIINVQDRDSETNRQVRCSIQQNVPFKLVPSIKNYYSVVSTGQLDRELVSDYNITITATDEGSPPLSSSKTVQLSVADINDNPPVFEEQSYSAYVSENNKPGSTLCSVSARDPDWRQNGTVVYSLLSGEVNGAPVSSYVSVNGDTGVIHAVRSFDYEQFRSFKVHVMARDNGSPPLSSNVTVSVFISDVNDNSPQILYPAPEGNSFMTELVPKAAHGGSLVSKVIAVDADSGQNAWLSYHIVKSTDPGLFTIGVHSGEIRTQRDISESDSMKQNLIVSVKDNGQPSLSATCSMYLLISDNLAEVPELKDISYDEKNSKLTSYLIIALVCVSTFFLTFIIIIMGVRFCRRRKPRLLFDGAVAIPSAYLPPNYADVDGTGTLRSAYNYDAYLTTGSRTSDFKFVSSYNDNTLPADQTLRKSPADFADVFGDCDDSPEVGT; from the coding sequence ATGTGTATGGTCTTCCTCACAGGAACAATGGGATACATCAGTTCTGTGCTGCGTTACGGCCTTGCTGTTATTTTGTTCGTCCTCCACCCCGTCTATGGAGACGTGAGCTACTCTATCCCGGAGGAAATGAAACGTGGATCTGTAATTGGAAATATCGCGAAGGATCTGGGACTTGAATTTGGCACACTGTCTGCTCGCAAGGCTCGCATTGACACCGAGGATAACAGTGTGAAATACTGCGGGGTGAATGTCAATACAGGAGACTTGATCGTACAAGAAAGGATTGACAGAGAAGGGCTTTGTGCGAAACGAGCATCGTGTGTTCTGAAACAGGAACTCGTTTTGGAAAATCCTTTAGAAGTGCACCGTATTAATATCCGCGTTCAAGATATCAACGACAATTCACCTCAGTTTAAAGAAGAGTCCCTTACATTTGAAATCCGTGAAAGTGCAGTTAAGGGTGCCCGTTTTCTGCTGGATGAGGCACACGATGGAGATATTGGAGAAAATGCTGTTCAAGGATACTCTTTACAGCAGAatgaacatttcaaattaaatgtcaaGACAAAGGGCAGTGGACGTAAATATGGTGAATTAGTTTTAGACAAAGAATTagacagagaggacaaaagAGAGCTCATGTTGTTGCTTACAGCATTTGATGGAGGCTCTCCTCGGAGATCAGGGACTGTAGTCATACATGTCATTGTACTGGATGCTAATGATAATGTACCAGTGTTCAGTCAGACCGTTTATAAAGCCAGTCTTCCTGAAAACTCCCCTTTAGACACATTGTTAATCACAGTCACGGCTACTGATGCAGACGAAGGTTTAAATGGTGAAATAACTTATGGATTTGACGATGTTTCAGATGACAACCAAGTTTTCTCCCTGGACTCTAAAACAGGAGAGATTAAGGTCGCTGGATCTATTGATTATGAAAAAGAATCGTCATATGAAATGCAGATTAGCGCTAAAGATGGGTTAGGATTGGCGTCATACGCAACTTTAGTCATTGACATTACTGACATGAATGATAACGCCCCAGTGATATACCTAAAATCACTGATGAATCCCATACCTGAGAACGTGTCACCTGGTACAGAGGTGGGCATCATTAACGTGCAGGATAGAGACTCTGAGACTAACAGACAGGTCCGCTGCTCCATTCAGCAGAATGTCCCTTTTAAGTTGGTTCCTTCAATTAAAAACTATTATTCTGTGGTGAGCACAGGACAACTGGACCGTGAACTAGTGTCTGATTACAACATTACAATCACTGCCACTGACGAGGGCTCTCCACCTCTGTCCTCGTCTAAAACTGTGCAGTTATCTGTAGCAGACATCAACGACAACCCACCTGTGTTTGAGGAACAGTCGTACAGCGCATATGTGAGTGAAAATAACAAACCTGGCTCCACTTTATGTTCCGTTAGTGCTCGAGACCCCGACTGGAGACAGAACGGTACAGTGGTTTATTCTCTGTTATCCGGTGAGGTGAACGGTGCCCCGGTGTCCTCCTATGTGTCTGTGAACGGAGACACGGGGGTGATCCACGCTGTGAGGTCGTTTGATTATGAACAgttcaggagctttaaagtgcaCGTGATGGCCAGAGACAACGGTTCTCCTCCACTCAGCAGCAACGTGACCGTGAGTGTGTTCATATCGGATGTGAATGATAACTCTCCTCAGATACTGTACCCCGCCCCGGAGGGCAACTCCTTCATGACCGAGCTGGTCCCCAAAGCTGCACACGGAGGCTCTCTGGTGTCCAAAGTGATAGCGGTGGACGCGGACTCCGGACAGAACGCCTGGCTGTCCTATCATATAGTGAAATCCACTGATCCGGGACTTTTCACTATTGGTGTCCACAGCGGAGAGATCAGGACCCAGCGGGACATTTCTGAGTCTGACAGCATGAAACAGAACCTTATTGTGTCAGTGAAAGATAACGGACAGCCCTCTCTGTCTGCCACCTGTTCCATGTATTTACTGATTTCTGATAACTTGGCTGAGGTGCCAGAACTGAAGGACATTTCTTATGATGAGAAGAACTCCAAACTGACCTCTTATCTGATCATCGcgctggtgtgtgtgtccaccttttttctgaccttcatcatcatcatcatgggtgTGAGGTTTTGTCGCAGGAGAAAGCCCAGACTGTTGTTTGACGGAGCAGTCGCCATCCCCAGCGCTTATCTTCCTCCTAATTACGCAGATGTTGACGGCACAGGAACTTTACGCAGCGCTTACAATTATGACGCCTACCTGACGACAGGGTCTCGAACCAGTGACTTTAAGTTTGTGTCATCTTACAATGACAACACACTGCCTGCTGACCAGACTCTGAGGAAAAGTCCTGCAGACTTTGCTGATGTTTTTGGAGACTGTGATGACTCTCCTGAGGTAGGAACATGA
- the LOC114920723 gene encoding uncharacterized protein encodes MMFERGFLQSSIFVFFFVVVHYTHGDLSYSVQEELKRGSVIGNIAKDLGLEVGRLSARKARIDMEGNDKQYCGVNLSNGDLYVAERIDREEHCGEKPSCVLKFDLVLENPLELHRLSLQVQDVNDNAPIFQKDIIKLEITESADKGAKFRINAAHDADTGKNSVESYILQQNPNFVFKIQTTSAGSKYGELVLDKELDREEQQEMKLLLTAVDGGSPQRSGTVVIHVIVLDANDNAPVFTETVYTATLAENSPINTPVITVSASDADEGFNGEVIYEFSRISDKSRKLFSLDEKTGVIGVAGTIDYEEGAKYEVFVEAKDGYGLSSEAKVIIDVTDVNDNAPLIYLKSLTNPIPENVSPGTEVGIINVQDRDSETNRQVRCSIQQNVPFKLVPSIKNYYSVVSTGQLDRELVSDYNITITATDEGSPPLSSSKTVQLSVADINDNPPVFEEQSYSAYVSENNKPGSTLCSVSARDPDWRQNGTVVYSLLSGEVNGAPVSSYVSVNGDTGVIHAVRSFDYEQFRSFKVHVMARDNGSPPLSSNVTVSVFISDVNDNSPQILYPAPEGNSFMTELVPKAAHGGSLVSKVIAVDADSGQNAWLSYHIVKSTDPGLFTIGVHSGEIRTQRDISESDSMKQNLIVSVKDNGQPSLSATCSMYLLISDNLAEVPELKDISYDEKNSKLTSYLIIALVCVSTFFLTFIIIIMGVRFCCRRKPRLLFDGAVAIPSAYLPPNYADVDGTGTLRSAYNYDAYLTTGSRTSDFKFVSSYNDNTLPADQTLRKSPSDFADVFGDCDDSPELTKPTLCYCKNTVFLAVTMGYISSVLHYGLAVILFVLHPVYGDVSYSIPEEMKRGSVIGNIAKDLGLESGTLSARKARIDTEDNSVKYCGVNVNTGVLIVHERIDREGLCAKRASCVLKQELVLENPLEVHRINIRVQDINDNSPQFTDDSLRIEIQESADKGARFLLGEAHDGDIGENAVQGYTLQQNDHFNLNINTKAGGRKYCELVLDKELDREEKRVLKLLLTAFDGGSPRRSGTVVIHVTVLDANDNVPVFSQTVYKASLPENSPLDTLVITVSATDADEGLNSEITYGFDHVSDEKNNVFSLDPKSGEVRVAAAIDYEKESSYEVQISAKDGLGLVSYATLIIDVTDINDNAPLIYLKSLTNPIPENVSPGTEVGIINVQDRDSETNRQVRCSIQQNVPFKLVPSIKNYYSVVSTGQLDRELVSDYNITITATDEGSPPLSSSKTVQLSVADINDNPPVFEEQSYSAYVSENNKPGSTLCSVSARDPDWRQNGTVVYSLLSGEVNGAPVSSYVSVNGDTGVIHAVRSFDYEQFRSFKVHVMARDNGSPLLSSNVTVSVFISDVNDNSPQILYPAPEVNSFMTELVPKAAHGGSLVSKVIAVDADSGQNAWLSYHIVKSTDPGLFTIGIHSGEIRTQRDISESDSMKQNLIVSVKDNGQPSLSATCSMYLLISDNLAEVPELKDISYDEKSSKLTSYLIIALVCVSTFFLTFIIIIMGVRFCRRRKPRLLFDGAVAIPSAYLPPNYADVDGTGTLRSAYNYDAYLTTGSRTSDFKFVSSYNDNTLPADQTLRKSPTDFADVFGDCDDSPEK; translated from the exons ATGATGTTTGAACGGGGCTTTCTTCAGAGCTctatctttgtctttttctttgttgtggTGCATTATACACATGGAGACCTGAGTTATTCTGTACAGGAGGAGCTGAAGCGCGGATCTGTTATTGGAAATATCGCCAAGGATCTGGGCCTTGAGGTGGGCAGACTGTCTGCTCGTAAAGCTCGTATTGACATGGAGGGCAACGACAAACAATACTGTGGGGTGAACCTTAGTAACGGAGACTTGTACGTTGCTGAAAGGATTGACCGGGAGGAGCATTGTGGGGAAAAGCCTTCTTGTGTTCTTAAATTCGACTTGGTCTTAGAGAATCCATTGGAGTTACATCGGCTGTCTCTGCAGGTGCAGGATGTCAACGATAATGCACCAATTTTCCAAAAGGATATTATAAAGCTAGAAATCACAGAATCAGCTGACAAAGGAGCCAAGTTTCGCATCAATGCCGCACATGATGCAGATACAGGAAAGAACTCAGTTGAGAGCTACATTTTGCAACAGAATCCAAACTTTGTGTTCAAAATTCAGACGACAAGTGCTGGCAGTAAATACGGTGAGTTAGTTTTGGATAAGGAATTAGACcgagaggagcagcaggaaaTGAAATTACTGCTCACAGCTGTGGATGGAGGCTCTCCTCAAAGATCCGGGACTGTAGTCATACACGTCATTGTACTTGATGCTAATGATAACGCCCCAGTGTTCACTGAGACCGTATATACGGCAACGTTAGCGGAAAACTCCCCTATCAATACCCCAGTTATCACTGTAAGCGCATCTGACGCAGACGAAGGATTCAACGGGGAGGTAATATATGAATTTAGTCGAATATCTGATAAATCACGAAAGCTTTTTTCATTAGATGAGAAAACTGGAGTTATCGGTGTAGCAGGTACCATCGATTATGAAGAGGGAGCAAAATATGAAGTTTTTGTTGAGGCCAAAGATGGTTATGGTCTCTCTTCAGAAGCTAAAGTGATTATTGATGTCACTGATGTGAATGATAATGCCCCGCTGATTTATCTGAAATCACTGACTAACCCCATACCTGAGAACGTGTCACCTGGTACAGAGGTGGGCATCATTAATGTGCAGGATAGAGACTCTGAGACTAACAGACAGGTCCGCTGCTCCATTCAGCAAAATGTCCCTTTTAAGTTGGTTCCTTCTATTAAAAACTATTATTCTGTGGTGAGCACAGGACAACTGGACCGTGAACTAGTGTCTGATTACAACATTACAATCACTGCCACTGACGAGGGCTCTccacctctgtcctcctctaaaACTGTTCAGTTATCTGTAGCAGACATCAACGACAACCCACCTGTGTTTGAGGAACAGTCGTACAGCGCATATGTGAGTGAAAATAACAAACCTGGCTCCACTTTATGTTCCGTTAGTGCTCGAGACCCCGACTGGAGACAGAACGGTACAGTGGTTTATTCTCTGTTATCCGGTGAGGTGAACGGTGCCCCGGTGTCCTCCTATGTGTCTGTGAACGGAGACACGGGGGTGATCCACGCTGTGAGGTCGTTTGATTATGAACAgttcaggagctttaaagtgcaCGTGATGGCCAGAGACAACggttctcctcctctcagcagcAACGTGACCGTGAGTGTGTTCATATCGGATGTGAATGATAACTCTCCTCAGATACTGTACCCCGCCCCGGAGGGCAACTCCTTCATGACCGAGCTGGTCCCCAAAGCTGCACACGGAGGCTCTCTGGTGTCCAAAGTGATAGCAGTGGACGCGGACTCCGGACAGAACGCCTGGCTGTCCTATCATATAGTGAAATCCACTGATCCGGGACTTTTCACTATTGGTGTCCACAGCGGAGAGATCAGGACCCAGCGGGACATTTCTGAGTCTGACAGCATGAAACAGAACCTTATTGTGTCAGTGAAAGATAACGGACAGCCCTCTCTGTCTGCCACCTGTTCCATGTATTTACTGATTTCTGATAACTTGGCTGAGGTGCCAGAACTGAAGGACATTTCTTATGATGAGAAGAACTCCAAACTGACCTCTTATCTGATCATCGcgctggtgtgtgtgtccaccttttttctgaccttcatcatcatcatcatgggtgTGAGGTTTTGTTGCAGGAGAAAGCCCAGACTGTTGTTTGACGGAGCAGTCGCCATCCCCAGCGCTTATCTTCCTCCTAATTACGCAGATGTTGACGGCACAGGGACTTTACGCAGCGCTTACAATTATGACGCCTACCTGACGACAGGGTCTCGAACCAGTGACTTTAAGTTTGTGTCATCTTACAATGACAACACACTGCCTGCTGACCAGACTCTGAGGAAAAGTCCTTCAGACTTTGCTGATGTTTTTGGAGACTGTGATGATTCTCCTGAG TTGACGAAACCCACTTTGT GTTATTGTAAGAATACGGTCTTTCTCGCAGTAACAATGGGATACATCAGTTCTGTGCTGCATTACGGCCTTGCTGTTATTTTGTTCGTCCTCCACCCCGTCTATGGAGACGTGAGCTACTCTATCCCGGAGGAAATGAAACGTGGATCTGTAATTGGAAATATCGCGAAGGATTTGGGACTTGAATCTGGCACACTGTCTGCTCGCAAGGCTCGCATTGACACCGAGGATAACAGTGTGAAGTACTGCGGGGTGAATGTCAATACAGGAGTGTTGATCGTACATGAAAGGATTGACAGAGAAGGGCTTTGTGCGAAACGAGCATCGTGTGTTCTGAAACAAGAACTCGTTTTGGAAAATCCTTTAGAAGTGCACCGTATTAATATCCGCGTTCAAGATATCAACGACAATTCACCCCAATTTACAGATGATTCACTTAGAATTGAAATTCAGGAATCAGCAGACAAGGGTGCACGTTTTCTCCTCGGAGAGGCACACGATGGAGACATCGGAGAAAATGCTGTTCAGGGCTATACTCTTCAGCAGaatgatcattttaatttaaatataaacacgAAAGCAGGGGGCCGAAAGTACTGCGAATTAGTTTTAGATAAAGAATTAGACCGAGAAGAAAAACGAGTGCTCAAGTTATTGCTTACAGCATTTGATGGAGGCTCTCCTCGGAGATCAGGGACTGTAGTCATACATGTCACTGTACTGGATGCTAATGATAATGTACCAGTGTTCAGTCAGACCGTCTATAAAGCCAGTCTTCCTGAAAACTCTCCTTTAGACACATTGGTAATCACAGTCAGTGCTACTGATGCAGACGAGGGTTTAAATAGTGAAATAACTTATGGTTTTGATCATGTTTCAGATGAAAAGAACAACGTTTTTTCTTTAGATCCTAAATCGGGAGAGGTGAGAGTAGCTGCAGCAATTGATTATGAAAAAGAGTCTTCCTATGAAGTGCAGATAAGCGCCAAAGATGGTCTTGGATTAGTTTCATACGCGACATTGATAATAGATGTGACTGACATAAATGACAACGCTCCTCTTATATACCTTAAATCACTGACTAACCCCATACCTGAGAACGTGTCACCTGGTACAGAGGTGGGCATCATTAACGTGCAGGATAGAGACTCTGAGACTAACAGACAGGTCCGCTGCTCCATTCAGCAGAATGTCCCTTTTAAGTTGGTTCCTTCTATTAAAAACTACTATTCTGTGGTGAGCACAGGACAACTGGACCGTGAACTAGTGTCTGATTACAACATTACAATCACTGCCACTGACGAGGGCTCTccacctctgtcctcctctaaaACTGTTCAGTTATCTGTAGCAGACATCAACGACAACCCACCTGTGTTTGAGGAACAGTCGTACAGCGCATATGTGAGTGAAAATAACAAACCTGGCTCCACTTTATGTTCCGTTAGTGCTCGAGACCCCGACTGGAGACAGAACGGTACAGTGGTTTATTCTCTGTTATCCGGTGAGGTGAACGGTGCCCCGGTGTCCTCCTATGTGTCAGTGAACGGAGACACGGGGGTGATCCACGCTGTGAGGTCGTTTGATTATGAACAGTTCAGGAGCTTTAAGGTGCACGTGATGGCCAGAGACAACGGTTCTCCTCTACTCAGCAGCAACGTGACCGTGAGTGTGTTCATATCGGATGTGAATGATAACTCTCCTCAGATACTGTACCCCGCCCCGGAGGTCAACTCCTTCATGACCGAGCTGGTCCCCAAAGCTGCACACGGAGGCTCTCTGGTGTCCAAAGTGATAGCAGTGGACGCGGACTCCGGACAGAACGCCTGGCTGTCCTATCATATAGTGAAATCCACTGATCCGGGACTTTTCACTATTGGTATCCACAGCGGAGAGATCAGGACCCAGCGGGACATTTCTGAGTCTGACAGCATGAAACAGAACCTTATTGTGTCAGTGAAAGATAACGGACAGCCCTCTCTGTCTGCCACCTGTTCCATGTATTTACTGATTTCTGATAACTTGGCTGAGGTGCCAGAACTGAAGGACATTTCTTATGATGAGAAGAGCTCCAAACTGACCTCTTATCTGATCATCGcgctggtgtgtgtgtccaccttttttctgaccttcatcatcatcatcatgggtgTGAGGTTTTGTCGCAGGAGAAAGCCCAGACTGTTGTTTGACGGAGCAGTCGCCATCCCCAGCGCTTATCTTCCTCCTAATTACGCAGATGTTGACGGCACAGGGACTTTACGCAGCGCTTACAATTATGACGCCTACCTGACGACAGGGTCTCGAACCAGTGACTTTAAGTTTGTGTCATCTTACAATGACAACACACTGCCTGCTGACCAGACTCTGAGGAAGAGCCCCACAGACTTTGCTGATGTATTTGGAGACTGTGATGactctcctgag AAGTAA
- the LOC109990490 gene encoding protocadherin gamma-A11-like translates to MMAFTGLTPQSWAVGLLLFSLHFSYGDISYSFPEEMRSGSVIGNIAKDLGLDTSRLSARKARIDTEEGNKRYCNINLRNGDLSVVERIDREGLCGDKASCVLKQELMLENPLELHRISLHVQDINDNSPQFNSELIQIDISESADKGARFPIEEAHDADVGKYSVQTYNLQKNEHFILGVGTHSVELVLNQELDREKLKEINVLLTALDGGSPQKSGTVVIHVTVLDANDNVPVFSQTVYKASLPENSPLGTVVLTVSATDADEGLNGDVTYDFGHISDDMKSIFSIDHKTGELKLTATIDFETASSYELRVTAKDGLGLTSYAKVIIDVTDINDNAPVIYLKSLTNPIPENVSPGTEVGIINVQDRDSETNRQVRCSIQQNVPFKLVPSIKNYYSVVSTGQLDRELVSDYNITITATDEGSPPLSSSKTVQLSVADINDNPPVFEEQSYSAYVSENNKPGSTLCSVSARDPDWRQNGTVVYSLLSGEVNGAPVSSYVSVNGDTGVIHAVRSFDYEQFRSFKVHVMARDNGSPPLSSNVTVSVFISDVNDNSPQILYPAPEGNSFMTELVPKAAHGGSLVSKVIAVDADSGQNAWLSYHIVKSTDPGLFTIGVHSGEIRTQRDISESDNMKQNLIVSVKDNGQPSLSATCSMYLLISDNLAEVPELKDISYDEKNSKLTSYLIIALVCVSTFFLTFIIIIMGVRFCRRRKPRLLFDGAVAIPSAYLPPNYADVDGTGTLRSAYNYDAYLTTGSRTSDFKFVSSYNDNTLPADQTLRKSPTDFADVFGDCDDSPEVGTYFN, encoded by the coding sequence ATGATGGCTTTCACGGGACTGACACCACAAAGCTGGGCTGTTGGTTTACTGCTATTTTCCTTGCATTTTTCTTATGGAGATATAAGCTATTCTTTTCCTGAGGAGATGAGAAGCGGATCCGTGATCGGAAATATCGCCAAAGATTTGGGTCTCGACACGAGCAGACTATCCGCTCGAAAAGCTCGCATAGACACCGAAGAGGGCAACAAACGTTACTGTAACATAAACCTCCGTAACGGGGACCTGAGTGTTGTTGAGAGGATCGACCGAGAAGGCCTTTGTGGAGACAAAGCATCCTGCGTCTTAAAACAAGAGCTCATGTTAGAGAATCCGTTAGAATTGCATCGAATTAGTCTACATGTGCAGGATATAAACGATAACTCTCCGCAGTTTAATAGCGAATTGATCCAGATAGATATAAGTGAATCGGCGGATAAGGGAGCTCGTTTTCCCATTGAAGAAGCACATGATGCGGATGTAGGCAAATATTCAGTCCAGACCTACAATCTCCAGaagaatgaacattttattttgggcGTTGGAACACATTCTGTGGAGCTTGTCCTTAACCAAGAGCTTGACCGcgaaaaattaaaagaaatcaaTGTACTTCTTACTGCTTTGGATGGAGGCTCTCCTCAGAAATCAGGTACAGTAGTTATTCACGTCACTGTCCTAGATGCTAACGATAACGTACCAGTGTTCAGCCAGACCGTTTATAAAGCCAGTCTGCCTGAAAATTCTCCGCTGGGTACAGTTGTTCTGACAGTGAGTGCCACTGATGCAGATGAGGGATTGAATGGAGACGTTACATATGATTTTGGACACATTTCAGATGATATGAAGTCAATCTTTAGCATAGATCACAAGACAGGTGAACTGAAATTGACAGCAACAATTGATTTTGAAACGGCATCATCATATGAACTGCGCGTCACAGCAAAAGATGGTTTGGGTTTAACCTCATACGCCAAAGTTATTATAGATGTTACTGATATAAACGACAACGCTCCGGTAATATATCTAAAATCACTGACTAACCCCATACCTGAGAACGTGTCACCTGGTACAGAGGTGGGCATCATTAACGTGCAGGATAGAGACTCTGAGACTAACAGGCAGGTACGCTGCTCCATTCAGCAAAATGTCCCTTTTAAGTTGGTTCCTTCTATTAAAAACTATTATTCTGTGGTGAGCACAGGACAACTGGACCGTGAACTAGTGTCTGATTACAACATTACAATCACTGCCACTGACGAGGGCTCTccacctctgtcctcctctaaaACTGTTCAGTTATCTGTAGCAGACATCAACGACAACCCACCTGTGTTTGAGGAACAGTCGTACAGCGCATATGTGAGTGAAAATAACAAACCTGGCTCCACTTTATGTTCCGTTAGTGCTCGAGACCCCGACTGGAGACAGAACGGTACAGTGGTTTATTCTCTGTTATCCGGTGAGGTGAACGGTGCCCCGGTGTCCTCCTATGTGTCAGTGAACGGAGACACGGGGGTGATCCACGCTGTGAGGTCGTTTGATTATGAACAgttcaggagctttaaagtgcaCGTGATGGCCAGAGACAACGGTTCTCCTCCGCTCAGCAGCAACGTGACCGTGAGTGTGTTCATATCGGATGTGAATGATAACTCTCCTCAGATACTGTACCCCGCCCCGGAGGGCAACTCCTTCATGACTGAGCTGGTCCCCAAAGCTGCACACGGAGGCTCTCTGGTGTCCAAAGTGATAGCGGTGGACGCGGACTCCGGACAGAACGCCTGGCTGTCCTATCATATAGTGAAATCCACTGATCCGGGACTTTTCACTATTGGTGTCCACAGCGGAGAGATCAGGACCCAGCGGGACATTTCTGAGTCTGACAACATGAAACAGAACCTTATTGTGTCAGTGAAAGATAACGGACAGCCCTCTCTGTCTGCCACCTGTTCCATGTATTTACTGATTTCTGATAACTTGGCTGAGGTGCCAGAACTGAAGGACATTTCTTATGATGAGAAGAACTCCAAACTGACCTCTTATCTGATCATCGcgctggtgtgtgtgtccaccttttttctgaccttcatcatcatcatcatgggtgTGAGGTTTTGTCGCAGGAGAAAGCCCAGACTGCTGTTTGACGGAGCAGTCGCCATCCCCAGCGCTTATCTTCCTCCTAATTACGCAGATGTTGACGGCACAGGAACTTTACGCAGCGCTTACAATTATGACGCCTACCTGACGACAGGGTCTCGAACCAGTGACTTTAAGTTTGTGTCATCTTACAATGACAACACACTGCCAGCTGACCAGACTCTGAGGAAAAGTCCTACAGACTTTGCTGATGTTTTTGGAGACTGTGATGATTCTCCTGAGGTAGGAACCTACTTCAATTGA